In one Candidatus Hepatincola sp. Av genomic region, the following are encoded:
- the fenF gene encoding Malonyl CoA-acyl carrier protein transacylase: MKALIFPGQGTQAIGMGKEIYNSFPVAKAVYEEINESIGYKIEDVIFKGTEQDLAATDKSQIAIMATSVAVINVLIKEFNFDLHKHINFVAGHSLGEYSALLTAGAFNVSVAAKLLKLRGEAMLGASPLGFSGMVAIIGLNDNKLINKMIAECKVPDEVCNIAADNGVGQVVISGHKQSLDNIIAKAQDYGARKAISLPVSGAFHSPLMQSAAEKVAIALADISIKPLHVALVPNVTAKATKDSSDIKELLVKQIVEGVRWRESMLYLQSQGVTEVIEVGNGSVLTGLMKRTAPNVARVNLQFPKDIENFMKNI, encoded by the coding sequence ATGAAGGCTTTGATTTTTCCAGGGCAGGGGACCCAAGCCATTGGTATGGGTAAAGAAATTTATAATTCTTTTCCTGTTGCTAAAGCGGTTTATGAAGAAATTAATGAAAGCATAGGCTATAAAATAGAAGATGTAATCTTTAAAGGAACTGAACAAGATCTAGCCGCAACTGATAAATCCCAAATTGCTATTATGGCAACTAGTGTAGCTGTTATTAATGTATTAATTAAAGAATTTAATTTTGATTTACATAAGCATATAAATTTTGTGGCAGGACATTCTTTAGGTGAATATTCTGCACTTTTAACTGCTGGAGCTTTTAATGTTAGTGTAGCTGCAAAATTGTTAAAATTACGTGGTGAGGCTATGTTGGGGGCATCTCCTTTAGGTTTTAGTGGAATGGTTGCTATTATTGGTTTGAATGATAATAAGCTTATTAATAAAATGATTGCAGAATGTAAAGTGCCTGATGAAGTATGTAATATTGCTGCAGATAATGGAGTAGGGCAAGTAGTAATTAGTGGGCATAAGCAATCTTTAGATAATATTATTGCAAAAGCACAAGATTATGGTGCTAGAAAGGCTATTAGTTTACCTGTTAGTGGGGCTTTTCATAGCCCTTTGATGCAGTCTGCAGCAGAAAAAGTTGCTATAGCCTTAGCTGATATTTCTATTAAACCTTTGCATGTAGCCTTAGTACCAAATGTTACAGCTAAAGCTACTAAAGATTCTAGTGATATTAAGGAATTATTAGTAAAACAGATTGTTGAAGGGGTAAGATGGCGGGAATCTATGCTATATTTACAATCTCAAGGAGTAACTGAAGTTATTGAAGTAGGTAATGGTAGTGTATTAACAGGTTTAATGAAACGCACAGCTCCTAATGTTGCTAGAGTTAATTTACAATTTCCTAAAGATATTGAAAACTTTATGAAAAATATCTAA
- the rpsF gene encoding 30S ribosomal protein S6 has translation MAFYEYTFLTRGDLSKNQVDELLEKVSQTVNQFKGKITKTEYWGLRYLAYKVKKNKKAHYCFLNLDVSSQCMKEIQRLASVNENILRTLVIKVDSLNDSPTPMMNQKPRTYNDDRSNSDGSNRKYSSQYQSHITERTNKDEHTKNTNIHNENSIANNE, from the coding sequence ATGGCATTTTATGAATATACTTTCCTAACAAGGGGAGATTTATCTAAGAATCAGGTAGATGAATTATTAGAGAAAGTTTCGCAAACAGTTAACCAATTTAAAGGTAAAATTACAAAAACCGAATATTGGGGGTTAAGATACTTAGCCTATAAAGTGAAAAAAAATAAAAAAGCACATTATTGCTTTTTAAATTTAGATGTTAGTTCACAATGCATGAAAGAAATTCAAAGGTTAGCATCTGTGAATGAGAATATTTTAAGAACATTAGTTATTAAAGTTGATTCTTTAAATGATTCGCCTACTCCAATGATGAATCAAAAACCAAGAACATATAATGATGATAGGTCTAATTCAGATGGTAGTAACCGTAAGTATTCGTCGCAATACCAATCTCATATTACTGAAAGAACTAATAAAGATGAACATACTAAAAATACAAACATTCATAATGAAAATAGCATCGCTAACAATGAATAA
- the rpsR gene encoding 30S ribosomal protein S18 → MEKDSVTAKTETTTAKDKKEVIKGKVFDYKDVETLQKYTSERGKILPRRLTLATAKEQRKLAQAIKRARFLALIAPLNR, encoded by the coding sequence ATGGAAAAAGATTCTGTTACCGCAAAAACTGAAACAACTACAGCAAAAGATAAAAAAGAAGTAATTAAAGGTAAAGTATTTGATTACAAAGATGTAGAAACTTTACAGAAGTATACATCTGAAAGAGGTAAAATTTTACCAAGAAGGCTTACCTTAGCTACCGCTAAAGAGCAAAGAAAATTAGCACAAGCTATTAAACGTGCTAGGTTTTTAGCTTTAATAGCACCTCTTAATAGATAA
- the rplI gene encoding 50S ribosomal protein L9, giving the protein MEVILLEKVAKLGNVGDIVLVKSGYARNYLIPNQKCLRATESNKKIFEEKKAHIEAENLTKRNEAEAILTKIANFEVIMVKKAGESGHLYGSVKPQDIAICLNENNFNIDKKQIEILSPIKTLGISKILVKLHPEISTHILLNVARSNDEAISQMKEYLQANSKKGTKETSINTQQNSKLEVSTAEQLSNSEDSSADELENFEEFKEEVV; this is encoded by the coding sequence GTGGAAGTTATTTTATTAGAAAAAGTTGCTAAATTAGGAAATGTTGGGGATATTGTATTAGTAAAATCTGGTTATGCTAGAAATTATCTTATTCCTAACCAAAAGTGTTTAAGAGCAACTGAAAGTAACAAAAAAATCTTTGAAGAAAAAAAGGCTCATATTGAAGCGGAAAACTTAACTAAAAGAAATGAAGCGGAAGCAATACTAACTAAAATTGCCAACTTTGAAGTAATTATGGTGAAAAAAGCTGGTGAAAGCGGGCATTTATATGGTTCAGTAAAACCCCAAGACATTGCTATTTGCCTTAATGAAAATAATTTTAACATAGATAAAAAACAAATAGAAATTCTTTCTCCTATTAAAACTTTAGGAATTTCTAAAATTCTTGTAAAATTACATCCTGAAATTTCTACTCATATTCTATTAAATGTAGCAAGAAGTAATGATGAAGCCATTAGCCAAATGAAGGAATACCTCCAAGCTAATAGTAAGAAAGGCACTAAAGAAACAAGTATAAACACACAACAAAATAGCAAATTAGAAGTAAGTACTGCTGAACAATTATCAAATTCTGAAGATTCATCGGCTGATGAATTAGAAAACTTTGAAGAATTCAAAGAAGAAGTAGTATAA
- the dnaC gene encoding Replicative DNA helicase, translating to MNQPSNENKFVNIEAEKSLLGFLLLNNDAFDNIFNIINTNNFYLEIHKNIFNIIKSLLNDGKLADPITVSNASSYVEKYKDITLEYLLELTNSVITLGSYTDYANLIYDLYLKRQIIELQNRITTYLGNETDAASQLENIQSDFFKLAEQGSLSKGYDDFETSLQKAYTLIEASRKNRGGIPGISTGLIDLDKKIGGLQNSDLIVLAGRPSMGKTALAVNIAFSAALNSLLGEKHKGAAVAIFSLEMSADQLAMRILSSEISKSSDELRRGILTDAEFNRLNMAVEKLKTTPLFIDDTPSISIAGLRSKCRKLKRQHQIGLVVIDYIQLIGNDRSGKQDSRATEVGEITRGLKGLAKELNVPVLALSQLSRAVESRDDKKPMLSDLRESGSIEQDADVVAFIFREEYYLARSEPKENKQEWEQKLAQVKDQATVIIAKNRHGAIGNVDLKFIPDKTQFANIDKVHIVKP from the coding sequence ATGAATCAGCCTAGTAATGAAAATAAATTCGTTAATATTGAAGCGGAAAAATCTTTACTAGGCTTTCTACTACTAAATAATGATGCCTTTGATAATATTTTCAATATCATAAACACTAATAATTTTTATTTAGAAATCCATAAAAATATTTTTAATATTATTAAGTCTTTACTAAATGATGGTAAATTAGCCGACCCTATTACTGTGTCTAACGCATCTTCTTATGTTGAAAAATACAAAGATATTACCTTAGAATATCTTTTAGAGCTAACCAACTCTGTAATCACTTTAGGTTCTTATACAGATTACGCCAACCTAATTTACGACCTTTACCTAAAAAGGCAAATCATTGAACTACAAAACCGCATTACTACTTATTTAGGAAATGAAACTGATGCGGCAAGCCAATTAGAAAATATTCAAAGTGATTTTTTCAAACTAGCCGAACAAGGTTCTTTAAGTAAAGGTTATGATGATTTTGAAACCTCACTACAAAAAGCCTATACTTTAATTGAGGCTTCCCGTAAAAATCGGGGTGGTATTCCAGGTATTAGTACAGGTTTAATAGATTTAGATAAAAAAATTGGTGGGCTTCAAAATTCCGATCTTATCGTATTAGCAGGGCGTCCTTCTATGGGAAAAACAGCTCTAGCAGTTAATATTGCCTTTAGTGCAGCGTTAAATTCCCTACTAGGTGAAAAACACAAAGGGGCGGCTGTAGCAATTTTTTCTTTAGAGATGTCGGCCGATCAACTTGCTATGCGGATTTTATCTTCTGAAATTTCTAAATCTAGTGATGAGCTCCGCAGGGGTATTTTAACCGATGCCGAGTTTAACCGCCTTAATATGGCAGTTGAAAAACTAAAAACTACCCCTCTTTTTATTGATGATACTCCTAGTATTAGTATTGCAGGATTACGTAGTAAATGCAGAAAATTAAAAAGGCAGCACCAAATAGGTTTAGTGGTTATAGACTATATCCAACTTATTGGAAACGATCGTTCTGGTAAGCAAGATAGCCGTGCTACTGAAGTTGGTGAAATTACAAGAGGTTTAAAAGGTTTAGCTAAAGAACTCAATGTACCTGTGTTAGCTTTGTCACAGTTAAGTCGTGCCGTAGAAAGCCGTGATGATAAAAAACCTATGCTTTCAGATTTAAGAGAATCAGGTTCCATAGAGCAAGATGCGGATGTAGTTGCTTTTATTTTTAGGGAAGAATACTACCTAGCACGTAGCGAGCCTAAAGAAAATAAGCAAGAATGGGAACAAAAATTAGCCCAAGTAAAAGATCAAGCTACTGTAATTATTGCTAAAAATCGGCATGGTGCCATTGGTAATGTAGACCTGAAATTCATTCCAGATAAAACCCAGTTTGCCAATATTGATAAAGTTCATATAGTGAAGCCTTAG
- the alr gene encoding Alanine racemase, translating to MKENILNNKTFINTLNQHGTCLYISTKAIINNHKILQKTSNNTVAYVLKNNAYGLGVENICPILYREGCKEFFVAALEEAYAIKRFAPTAKIYVFNGILNNQATEMYKHGFIPVLNSLTQIQSWQDLASNKQTTLPCLLHIETGIHRLGLEKNDIEHLQKNPKLLEGLNILYIIAHFACADIYKHNSVEQQYENFVALTSKLPKAKYSISASYGLFVKPKYRFNLSRVGIALYGGNPTPHTQNPMEPVIFFFSTILQVKTLNVGEHVGYGFNFEAKRKTKLAVLPVGYADGIMRSASNKGFVYIGKYKAPIIGTISMDLTTIDITDIPEEFHKAGQMVELIGNNISLNDFANNADTIHCEILNVLGSRYPRVYQ from the coding sequence ATGAAAGAAAACATCTTAAATAATAAAACATTTATTAATACCTTAAATCAACATGGCACTTGTTTATATATAAGTACTAAAGCTATTATTAATAACCATAAAATTTTACAAAAAACATCAAATAACACTGTTGCTTATGTTTTAAAAAATAATGCTTATGGCTTAGGAGTAGAGAATATTTGCCCTATTTTATACAGGGAAGGTTGTAAAGAATTCTTTGTTGCTGCTTTAGAGGAAGCCTATGCTATAAAAAGATTTGCTCCCACTGCTAAAATTTATGTATTCAATGGTATTTTAAATAACCAAGCTACTGAAATGTATAAACATGGTTTTATTCCAGTTTTAAATAGTTTAACTCAAATTCAATCTTGGCAAGACCTTGCTTCTAATAAACAAACTACGTTACCTTGTTTATTACATATAGAAACGGGAATTCATCGTTTAGGTTTAGAAAAAAATGATATAGAACATCTACAAAAGAATCCTAAACTATTAGAAGGGCTAAATATCTTATATATTATTGCCCATTTTGCCTGTGCTGATATTTACAAACATAATAGCGTAGAGCAACAATATGAAAATTTTGTAGCATTAACATCTAAACTACCTAAGGCTAAATATTCAATATCAGCTTCTTACGGTTTATTTGTAAAACCTAAATATCGTTTTAATTTAAGCCGTGTGGGCATTGCTCTTTATGGTGGTAACCCTACCCCTCATACCCAAAATCCTATGGAACCTGTAATTTTCTTTTTTAGCACAATTTTACAAGTAAAAACATTAAATGTAGGTGAACACGTGGGTTACGGTTTTAACTTTGAAGCTAAAAGAAAAACTAAATTAGCTGTTTTACCTGTAGGTTATGCCGATGGTATAATGCGGAGTGCTAGCAATAAAGGTTTTGTATATATTGGTAAATATAAGGCTCCTATTATTGGAACAATTTCTATGGATTTAACTACCATTGATATTACCGATATTCCTGAAGAGTTTCATAAAGCTGGGCAAATGGTAGAATTAATTGGTAATAACATTAGCTTAAACGACTTTGCTAATAATGCAGATACTATCCACTGTGAAATTCTAAATGTACTAGGTTCAAGGTATCCTAGAGTGTATCAGTAA
- the rlmE gene encoding Ribosomal RNA large subunit methyltransferase E, whose product MKKSYTLNSQLKEKLDSKKNRKRKLSSQMWLTRQINDIYVKSAKAEGYYSRSAYKLLEINNKFHILKPSMKVIDTGAAPGGWSQVVANIIFKKENFQKGDAKSQLMETAKLVKETQLVEEAQLIAVDLLPIKPVTKAEFIQGDFTDPAVLEQIKVALKGSTVDVILSDMAPNTTGIQSLDHLKIMALVEIVFQLALSVLSKNGAMVVKVFQGGATNTILQQIKQKFKVVKHYKPPASRTKSTEIYLIAMGFKG is encoded by the coding sequence ATGAAAAAATCTTATACACTAAATAGCCAACTTAAAGAAAAATTAGATTCTAAAAAGAATAGAAAACGTAAGTTATCTTCCCAAATGTGGCTTACAAGACAAATAAATGATATTTATGTAAAATCTGCTAAAGCTGAAGGATACTACTCACGTTCAGCTTATAAATTACTGGAAATTAACAATAAATTTCATATCTTGAAACCATCTATGAAAGTAATAGATACCGGAGCTGCCCCAGGGGGCTGGAGCCAAGTAGTAGCAAATATAATTTTTAAAAAGGAAAATTTTCAAAAAGGAGATGCCAAATCTCAATTAATGGAGACGGCTAAATTAGTTAAGGAAACTCAATTAGTTGAAGAAGCCCAATTAATTGCGGTAGATTTACTACCTATTAAACCTGTAACTAAGGCAGAGTTTATTCAGGGAGATTTCACTGATCCAGCCGTATTAGAGCAAATTAAAGTTGCCCTTAAAGGTTCAACCGTTGATGTTATTTTAAGTGATATGGCACCTAATACTACGGGTATTCAGTCTTTAGATCACTTAAAAATTATGGCATTAGTAGAAATAGTTTTTCAATTAGCCTTGAGTGTTTTATCTAAGAATGGTGCTATGGTAGTAAAAGTATTTCAAGGAGGAGCTACTAATACTATCTTACAACAAATTAAACAAAAGTTTAAAGTAGTTAAGCACTATAAACCACCAGCTAGTCGGACAAAATCTACGGAAATTTATTTAATTGCTATGGGCTTTAAGGGGTAA